One window of Salmo salar chromosome ssa11, Ssal_v3.1, whole genome shotgun sequence genomic DNA carries:
- the LOC106563870 gene encoding C-type mannose receptor 2-like isoform X1, whose amino-acid sequence MDQSLFLILLFSGLSILPSSLPHQFHFVNMTKTWTEAQRFCRQNYTDLATIDDMADMKKLNSTVSASWRGSAWIGLYNIIWRWSLGDRELEGEVFWDDHHPNHDTETFCVYMLLNATWQNFNCSKTFYFICYDGEFPCQFPHQSTMLSNTKSFYSDKRYILFSFFLLLTSLHLYLYFVISYLFQIEKNATNKYILIAEYKTWSDAQLYCQEKHTDLASVRNTTERDAIKSILPNVTDIYRMWIGLNKSSGVWRWSDQSGFSFKSWETYKENNADGSYQNGEFCGEVTFPSGKWNYQGCTNNTHFICYDDELVLVTENKTWSEALWHCRDLDMELVSAHNQRIQHWVQQRAKKASTPFVWLGLRYTCTLDFWFWVNGEESCYHNWADGEGYNTSKEQCGNTGAIQRDGGQWVGKAETERFNFICSKSDDY is encoded by the exons ATGGACCAATCTCTGTTCCTCATCCTGTTGTTCTCAG GGCTGtccatcctcccctcatccctccctcatcagttccactttgtgaacatgacaaagacctggactgAAGCTCAGCGTTTCTGCAGACAGAACTACACTGACCTGGCCACCATAGACGACATGGCAGATATGAAGAAGCTCAATAGCACAGTATCAGCTAGTTGGAGAGGATCAgcctggatagggctgtataacATAATCTGGAGGTGgtctctgggagacagagagttagaGGGGGAGGTGTTTTGGGATGATCATCATCCAAATCATGATACTGAAACattttgtgtgtatatgttgctAAATGCGACTTGGCAAAATTTTAACTGcagtaaaacattttattttatctgCTATGATGGTGAGTTCCCCTGTCAGTTTCCTCATCAATCAACGATGTTGTCAAATACCAAATCATTTTATTCAGATAAGAGATACatattattttcattttttttactaTTAACAAGCCTTCATCTGTATTTGTATTTTGTTATATCTTATTTATTTCAAATAGAAAAAAATGCGACCAATAAGTACATTCTCATTGCTGAATATAAGACTTGGAGTGATGCTCAGCTCTACTGTCAGGAGAAACACACAGACCTGGCCAGTGTGAGGAACACAACAGAGAGGGACGCCATTAAGAGTATCTTACCTAACGTCACTGATATCTACAGAATGTGGATTGGCCTGAATAAATCTTCTGGAGTCTGGAGGTGGTCTGACCAGAGTGGCTTCTCTTTCAAGAGCTGGGAAACATACAAGGAGAACAATGCAGATGGGAGTTATCAGAACGGAGAGTTCTGTGGTGAAGTTACTTTCCCTTCTGGAAAGTGGAATTATCAGGGTTGTACCAACAACACTCATTTTATCTGCTATGACG aTGAACTGGTCCTGGTCACAGAGAACAAGACGTGGTCAGAAGCCCTGTGGCATTGCAGAGACCTGGACATGGAGCTGGTGTCTGCCCACAACCAGAGAATCCAGCACTGGGTCCAACAGAGAGCCAAGAAGGCCTCCACTCCCTTCGTCTGGCTGGGCCTGAGGTACACCTGCACCCTGGACTTCTGGTTCTGGGTCAATGGAGAAGAGTCCTGCTACCACAACTGGGCCGATGGGGAGGGCTACAACACCAGCAAGGAGCAGTGTGGGAACACGGGGGCCATTCAGAGAGACGGGGGACAGTGGGTCGGCAAGGCTGAGACTGAGAGATTCAACTTCATCTGCAGCAAAAGTGATG ATTACTAG
- the LOC106563870 gene encoding C-type mannose receptor 2-like isoform X2, with protein MDQSLFLILLFSGLSILPSSLPHQFHFVNMTKTWTEAQRFCRQNYTDLATIDDMADMKKLNSTVSASWRGSAWIGLYNIIWRWSLGDRELEGEVFWDDHHPNHDTETFCVYMLLNATWQNFNCSKTFYFICYDEKNATNKYILIAEYKTWSDAQLYCQEKHTDLASVRNTTERDAIKSILPNVTDIYRMWIGLNKSSGVWRWSDQSGFSFKSWETYKENNADGSYQNGEFCGEVTFPSGKWNYQGCTNNTHFICYDDELVLVTENKTWSEALWHCRDLDMELVSAHNQRIQHWVQQRAKKASTPFVWLGLRYTCTLDFWFWVNGEESCYHNWADGEGYNTSKEQCGNTGAIQRDGGQWVGKAETERFNFICSKSDDY; from the exons ATGGACCAATCTCTGTTCCTCATCCTGTTGTTCTCAG GGCTGtccatcctcccctcatccctccctcatcagttccactttgtgaacatgacaaagacctggactgAAGCTCAGCGTTTCTGCAGACAGAACTACACTGACCTGGCCACCATAGACGACATGGCAGATATGAAGAAGCTCAATAGCACAGTATCAGCTAGTTGGAGAGGATCAgcctggatagggctgtataacATAATCTGGAGGTGgtctctgggagacagagagttagaGGGGGAGGTGTTTTGGGATGATCATCATCCAAATCATGATACTGAAACattttgtgtgtatatgttgctAAATGCGACTTGGCAAAATTTTAACTGcagtaaaacattttattttatctgCTATGATG AAAAAAATGCGACCAATAAGTACATTCTCATTGCTGAATATAAGACTTGGAGTGATGCTCAGCTCTACTGTCAGGAGAAACACACAGACCTGGCCAGTGTGAGGAACACAACAGAGAGGGACGCCATTAAGAGTATCTTACCTAACGTCACTGATATCTACAGAATGTGGATTGGCCTGAATAAATCTTCTGGAGTCTGGAGGTGGTCTGACCAGAGTGGCTTCTCTTTCAAGAGCTGGGAAACATACAAGGAGAACAATGCAGATGGGAGTTATCAGAACGGAGAGTTCTGTGGTGAAGTTACTTTCCCTTCTGGAAAGTGGAATTATCAGGGTTGTACCAACAACACTCATTTTATCTGCTATGACG aTGAACTGGTCCTGGTCACAGAGAACAAGACGTGGTCAGAAGCCCTGTGGCATTGCAGAGACCTGGACATGGAGCTGGTGTCTGCCCACAACCAGAGAATCCAGCACTGGGTCCAACAGAGAGCCAAGAAGGCCTCCACTCCCTTCGTCTGGCTGGGCCTGAGGTACACCTGCACCCTGGACTTCTGGTTCTGGGTCAATGGAGAAGAGTCCTGCTACCACAACTGGGCCGATGGGGAGGGCTACAACACCAGCAAGGAGCAGTGTGGGAACACGGGGGCCATTCAGAGAGACGGGGGACAGTGGGTCGGCAAGGCTGAGACTGAGAGATTCAACTTCATCTGCAGCAAAAGTGATG ATTACTAG